The following proteins are co-located in the Sandaracinaceae bacterium genome:
- the hxsB gene encoding His-Xaa-Ser system radical SAM maturase HxsB, producing MQLLDLRPKLDTTSQAFFRFRRIGPDRTLITNLEGRWMVLSDEGFTRFATGALEDGSPLKAELADKNFLRQGWDETAAREALARRKSFLGYGPNLHVMVITLRCNETCVYCHASRADMDATHTDMTKETAEQSVDLALSSTSPGITIEFQGGEPLVNFEVLKHIVHYAKEKNEAIGKTLEFTLVTNLALMDDEKLDFLLDHKVQICTSIDGPKELHDKQRKLPTLSSYDAVSHWIPKINQAYTDRGLDPTLYHVEALLTTTRAALPRWKEIVDTYADLGCRALFLRPIDPFGFAGKTKKTVEYPRAAYLDFYRNATDYILEKNRQGVQMIERFGAIFLTKILRGEDPNFLDIRSPAGAGIGQLAYSYDGSVYTCDEGRMLAAQGDQTFRLGHVAESKYRDIVGHPTVRAMVIASNLDSQPDCVSCTYNPYCGIQTTHNHKTQGSVFGRMRESNICAVHKGIQDYLFEKLADAEPHVLEAFDRWTTIRAREHFLHAPEG from the coding sequence ATGCAGCTTCTGGACCTCCGCCCGAAGCTCGACACCACGAGCCAGGCGTTCTTCCGCTTCCGACGGATCGGCCCCGATCGGACGCTGATCACCAACCTCGAGGGCCGCTGGATGGTGCTGAGCGACGAGGGCTTCACCCGCTTCGCGACCGGCGCGCTCGAGGACGGCAGCCCCCTGAAGGCCGAGCTGGCCGACAAGAATTTCCTGCGGCAGGGCTGGGACGAGACCGCAGCCCGCGAGGCGCTGGCCCGCCGCAAGAGCTTCCTCGGCTACGGCCCGAATCTGCACGTGATGGTGATCACGCTGAGGTGCAACGAGACGTGCGTGTATTGTCACGCGTCGCGGGCCGACATGGACGCGACGCACACGGACATGACCAAGGAGACCGCCGAGCAGTCGGTGGACCTCGCGCTCTCCTCGACCAGCCCGGGCATCACCATCGAGTTCCAGGGCGGCGAGCCGCTGGTGAACTTCGAGGTGCTGAAGCACATCGTCCACTACGCCAAGGAGAAGAACGAGGCGATCGGCAAGACCCTCGAGTTCACCCTCGTGACCAACCTGGCGCTGATGGACGACGAGAAGCTCGACTTCCTCCTCGACCACAAGGTCCAGATCTGCACGAGCATCGACGGGCCGAAGGAGCTGCACGACAAGCAGCGCAAGCTGCCGACGCTCTCGAGCTACGACGCGGTCTCGCACTGGATCCCGAAGATCAACCAGGCCTACACGGACCGCGGGCTCGACCCGACGCTCTATCACGTGGAGGCCCTGCTCACGACGACCCGCGCCGCGCTGCCGCGCTGGAAGGAGATCGTCGACACCTACGCCGACCTCGGCTGCCGCGCGCTCTTCCTGCGGCCGATCGATCCCTTCGGCTTCGCGGGCAAGACGAAGAAGACGGTCGAGTACCCGCGCGCGGCGTACCTCGACTTCTATCGGAACGCGACGGACTACATCCTGGAGAAGAACCGCCAGGGCGTGCAGATGATCGAGCGCTTCGGCGCGATCTTCCTCACCAAGATCCTGCGCGGCGAGGACCCGAACTTCCTCGACATCCGCAGCCCCGCGGGGGCCGGCATCGGGCAGCTCGCCTACAGCTACGACGGCAGCGTCTACACCTGCGACGAGGGCCGGATGCTGGCCGCGCAGGGGGACCAGACCTTCCGGCTCGGGCACGTCGCGGAGTCGAAGTACCGGGACATCGTCGGCCACCCGACCGTGCGCGCGATGGTGATCGCGTCGAACCTGGACAGCCAGCCCGACTGCGTGTCGTGCACGTACAATCCGTACTGCGGCATCCAGACCACCCACAACCACAAGACGCAGGGCAGCGTCTTCGGTCGGATGCGCGAGTCGAACATCTGCGCGGTCCACAAGGGCATCCAGGACTACCTCTTCGAGAAGCTGGCCGACGCGGAGCCTCACGTGCTCGAGGCCTTCGACCGCTGGACGACCATCCGCGCTCGCGAGCACTTCCTGCACGCCCCCGAGGGCTGA
- a CDS encoding HxsD-like protein gives MRELRFHRTLYRGESVDEAIKTFDRYATLSRDEEDDYWVVRVESGTAARERRVADELSNFALGLTIRSRGGA, from the coding sequence GTGAGGGAGCTGCGCTTCCACCGCACGCTCTACCGCGGCGAGTCGGTCGACGAGGCGATCAAGACCTTCGACCGCTACGCCACTCTGTCTCGCGACGAAGAGGACGACTACTGGGTGGTCCGCGTCGAGTCGGGGACCGCCGCGAGGGAGCGGCGGGTGGCGGACGAGCTGAGCAACTTCGCGCTCGGTCTGACCATTCGCAGCCGGGGAGGCGCCTGA
- a CDS encoding serine protease: protein MRSCSSLACLLLLACQPDVGASPAAVVYGEDGRTEPYAHPSAALRAVARSAIAMKVGARHVDDSAPSDVRITYTRTLSEAQDLCAGEPFEDQIEPGTCSGTLIDERHLLTAGHCMDTARDCDESVWVFGFEVDAAGAIAPLERDDVYACAGVIAYFDDGEVDHAVVRLDRPVVGHTPVEIRLEPRGLSPGTPIALIGHPNGLPMKIDSGGEVTWTSGDGLSARGTVDAFNGNSGSGVFDHDGRLVALLRGGETDYVDAGGCNVVNVIDPPPADDGEGLTYVRPALEAFCASPGVVSPLCDCGGEPCVPGLEGDACADAYVIEPVSQTLTGTLTGYAPLTSGSCGGAGPDRVFSFTLGAETGFEARSEGFDSVMYLRAGCDGAELDCHDDVDRDTDRGSRLSRVLAPGTYHLFLDAYDGDVGPYTLTLTFEREADLPDAGPPVVDAGTPSEPDAGAPVADAGGSPPASGGCRASSGGGRGEPWLLVALALLFLRPRRSSIPRD, encoded by the coding sequence ATGCGCAGCTGCAGCTCGCTCGCGTGCCTCCTCCTGTTGGCCTGCCAGCCCGACGTGGGCGCCTCCCCCGCCGCCGTCGTCTACGGCGAGGACGGCCGCACCGAGCCATACGCCCACCCGTCCGCGGCCCTGCGCGCAGTGGCGAGGAGCGCGATCGCGATGAAGGTCGGCGCCCGCCACGTGGACGACAGCGCCCCCTCCGACGTGCGCATCACCTACACCCGGACCCTCAGCGAGGCGCAGGACCTCTGCGCGGGAGAGCCCTTCGAGGATCAGATCGAGCCGGGGACGTGCTCGGGCACGCTGATCGACGAGCGTCACCTGCTGACGGCGGGTCACTGCATGGACACGGCCCGCGACTGCGACGAGTCGGTCTGGGTCTTCGGCTTCGAGGTCGACGCGGCGGGCGCGATCGCGCCGCTCGAGCGGGACGACGTCTACGCCTGCGCGGGCGTCATCGCGTACTTCGACGACGGCGAGGTGGACCACGCGGTGGTGCGCCTCGATCGCCCGGTCGTCGGGCACACCCCGGTCGAGATCCGCCTCGAGCCGCGCGGCCTCTCGCCGGGCACGCCCATCGCGCTCATCGGACACCCCAACGGGCTCCCGATGAAGATCGACTCGGGCGGCGAGGTGACCTGGACGTCGGGGGATGGCCTCAGCGCGCGGGGCACGGTCGACGCGTTCAACGGCAACTCGGGCTCGGGCGTCTTCGACCACGACGGGCGCCTGGTCGCGCTGCTCCGGGGCGGAGAGACCGACTACGTCGACGCCGGCGGCTGCAACGTGGTGAACGTCATCGACCCACCGCCCGCGGACGACGGCGAGGGCCTGACCTACGTCCGGCCGGCGCTCGAGGCGTTCTGCGCGAGCCCTGGCGTCGTCTCGCCCCTCTGCGACTGCGGCGGCGAGCCGTGCGTCCCGGGGCTCGAGGGCGACGCGTGCGCCGACGCCTACGTCATCGAGCCCGTGTCCCAGACGCTGACGGGCACCTTGACGGGCTACGCGCCGCTGACGAGCGGGAGCTGCGGCGGCGCCGGACCGGACCGCGTCTTCTCGTTCACCCTAGGAGCAGAGACCGGGTTCGAGGCGCGGAGCGAGGGCTTCGACAGCGTGATGTACCTGCGCGCGGGCTGCGACGGCGCGGAGCTGGACTGCCACGACGACGTGGACCGCGACACCGACCGCGGCTCGCGGCTGAGCCGCGTGCTCGCGCCCGGGACCTACCACCTCTTCCTGGACGCCTACGACGGGGACGTCGGCCCCTACACGCTCACGCTGACCTTCGAGCGAGAGGCGGACCTCCCGGACGCCGGCCCCCCGGTGGTCGACGCGGGCACACCGTCCGAGCCGGACGCGGGCGCTCCGGTCGCGGACGCCGGCGGCTCACCTCCCGCGAGCGGAGGATGCCGCGCCTCGAGCGGCGGCGGCCGCGGCGAGCCCTGGCTCCTGGTCGCGCTCGCGCTGCTCTTCCTGCGACCGCGTAGAAGTTCCATCCCACGCGATTGA